In the genome of Maribacter forsetii DSM 18668, the window AATTGTTGCTCAACATCAATATCTGGATTTATTATTGCCAATACTTTCTTGGCTTCTTCTATTTTGTTTTTTGATAATAACCACCTTGGACTTTTCGGTAATTTCAATGCAAAAAGAATATATAAAACAGCAGGAATAGCTTCCACACCTAACATCCATCGCCAATCGTTTTCTCCACTACCACTTAATAAATAGTTTGATAGAAAAGCTATTAAGATACCAAAGACAATATTGAATTGGTACATAGCTACTAACTTTCCGCGTTCCTTAGCTGGTGAAATTTCAGATATATAAGCTGGTGCCGCAATGGTAGAAGCTCCTACCCCAATACCACCTATAAATCTAAAAAGGGCAAAAATATAAGGGTCGTTCGCCAAGCCCGAACCTATTGCAGAAAATGCAAATAGTACCCCAATAGCTATCAAGGTGTTTTTTCTACCATAAATATTGGTAGGCTTACCACCAAAAATAGCACCTACTACGGTTCCCCACAGCGCCATACCCATAACCACCCAGCCGTGAAATGAATCTGACGATTGCCATAAACTTTGTAATTTTTTATCTGCACCAGATATAACTACTACATCAAAACCAAATAGAAATCCGGCAAGCGCAGCAGTTATAGACCATAAAAGTATTTTTTTATTCATGATTAGGTTGTTGTTGTTTTAATAAGGAATTGCTGTACAACTTAAGCGGTTTTATATAAAGGGTGATTTAAGACTTAGCCAATTCCTTTTTTTTTGCATCATCCATTTTCTTTAACCGTAGCAAAGCTTCCATATAATAGTAATCGGCATAAATTATTGGCATATCTATCTCAGAATCATGTGGTAAATGACCCGTAGAATGTAATAAAAGTGCTTGGTTAGTTTCACCGCTATAATATGGAGATTCTGACAATAGGTTAATCATTGTTCTAGCTGCCGCTATATAATTTTCAGATTGTTCTTTACTAGGTACAAATTTTGACAACTCCAATAATCCGCATGCAGCAATAGCAGCTGCCGAAGCATCTTTAGGCGCATCAGGTATTTTTACATCATCAAAATCCCAATATGGTATTCCGTCTTCCGGCAATCTGTCCAAATAATGCTCAGAAACTTTTATAGCCGTATCTAAAAACTCTTTTCTATGGGTTTCCCTGTAGGCAACACTAAACCCATAAATTCCCCAAGCTTGACCTCTAGCCCACATAGATTCATCGCCAAAGCCCTGGTGTGTTTGACCTTTTAAAAATTCGCCCGTTGTTTCATCAAAAGAACCTACATGATATATGGCACTGTCTTTTCTTACTAGATTCTTCATAGTTACCAAAGCATGGCTTTCAGCTACATTATAAAGGTCTTGTGTACCGCCATTCTTTGCCGCCCAAAACAAAAGTTCTAGGTTCATCATATTATCTATAATAGTATTGTGTCTAAACTGAGTTTGCGATGGCCAAGACAATATGGAACCTACATTAGGATTGTAAAGTGTTGCCAAAGTATCTGCTGCTGCCAATAATACATTCTTATATTCTTCATTTTCGGTCAACCTATACCCATTACCATAGCTGGTATATAACATGAACCCTATGTCATGGTTTTCTGCAGGAGTGTAGGCGATACTTTTAAGTGGTGCCGTAAATTTCTCTGCTTGTTTACGAAGTTCTTCGTCTCCAGAAGCTTCATAAGCATACCAAATAACACCAGGCCAAAATCCGCTGCACCAATCTTTTGCCCCTACTAATTCCCAATTAGTTTGACCCTTAGGAATATTTCTAGCAAACCCTTGATCGGGAGTCAATACCTTAAGTGTTGCTTTTGTTTTTTCTACATTCTGTGATAATATCTTTTCTGTAGTAACGACACTAGTCTCCTTTTGATCGGAACAATTAGTTAGCGTTAAGACGAAAAGTAATAGGAATAATCGATTCATATTTTTCTTAATAATTAGACAAAAAATGTCTTCGTTTGTAAAAATTAGACCCGTTAAAAATGACTAGGAAAGTGAAATTTTTACTGGGAAAATTGTTGATCAAATATTGATGAATTACTGTTTAACAAGTTTATTAAGAATGTCTTTTGAAGTAGATAAACTATCATTCAAACACTATAAAATAGCATCCAAAATAACTTATTACCCATGTCATTTTCGGGTTTAATCCTGTATGGTGACCGTTATTGAGCAAAAAGTGTATTATCAGTTGTTTAAAATTACATGATAAATAATGAGGAGTAAAAAATGAAAACTAAGCTGTGTTTACTCACTACTAAAAATCTTGAACAAGAAGTGCGCAGTTAATTACAATACATCACAACTTACTGATTTTAAGTTTATTAATATGAATTGTTAATAATTGTGAATATGTAACCTTTTAATAGGTATGGAAAATAGTGTGAAAACTATAGCTTGTACACCAAGGTTGTATAACAACAAAAAAAATGTTAAAAAAATGAGCATTACGAAATTTAAGCATGCATAAAAAATGAATTTACCCCCCAATTCAGCAAAAAGGAATATAATTTATAACCATTGACTTATAATTTATAATCCTTTGCTTCAATTCTAGTTAACATTGCCTTAACAAATATCAATATGATAATTACTGTATTGGGAAACTGATGAAACGACATTAATTAACTAATTAAATTAACAATCTTATGATTAAACTAATCAAACTTTCTAAATGGAAATTACAGACCATGATACCATTATTGGTAGGGTTTGTAGTTTTGTGTACGAACAATGCTTTCGCGATTACAGCTAGTAATACTCTATCTAGTGATGTACATTTATTAAACTCAGAACAACAACTTACTATTACAGGTACCATAGTAAGTAGTGATGACGGCATGGGGCTACCTGGTGTTGCCGTTGTAGTAAAAGGAACGACCACAGGTACAGTTACTGATTTTGATGGTAATTACTCAATTACCGTTCCTTCATCAGATGCTATACTCGTAGTTTCTTATTTAGGATTTCTAAAGCAAGAAATTGCCGTTGGTTCAAAAAATGTTATCAACGTATCGCTTGAACCTGATACCACTGCATTAGATGAAGTGGTAGTTGTAGGTTATGGTACTGCCAAAAAAGAAACATTAACCGGTTCTGTTGAACAGGTAAAAGCTGAAGCTTTTGAAGATTTGGCTGTTGGTAGTCCGGCATTGGCACTTCAAGGAAGAACTCCTGGTTTAGTAGTTACGCGTACCTCATCTAGACCTGGTGATGAAGGGGTTAATTTTTTAATTAGAGGTGCTTCTTCTATAAATGGTATAGAACCATTAATTGTAATTGATGGAATTCCTTCTATTAACTCATCATCATTTAATGACATGAACCCCAATGATATTGAAAGTATTAGTGTATTAAAAGGTGGATCTGCATCTGTATATGGTTCTCGAGCTGCCGGTGGTGTTATTCTTGTTACTACTAAAAAAGGTAAAGGAAAAATTTCTGTAGATATCAGTACTGTTTCTAGAGTTGGTACTATAGGTATTCGCCCACCAACACCGACAATGTCACAATACGGACAACTATATGCAGCAGCAGCTCGTGAAGATATTGCTTCTGGAAAGCCGCCAAGATATTTCTTTTGGAACGATCTTGAAACAGTTGACAGAATTGCTTCTGGTTTTGAAGGGTATTATGATTTACCTATTAACGGAAACATTTGGTTGGGTAACGCTCCTAGATTTGATGAAATGTTCGGTAACTCGTATTCTAGCCAACATAATATTAGTATATCTGGTGGTACCGAAACAAGTAACTTTCGTATTTCTGCAGGTTATGACAATAACGTTGGTGGTTTAAAAGTAGCAGATGATAGTTCTGACAGGTATAACTTCTCAATGAACTACGGTGTTGATATAAGTGATAGGTTAAATGTAAATACGAATATTACCTATTTCAACAACAAATTTTCTGGACCATCAGGTGGCTTGGGTAGAGAGGCCGCTACTTGGGATGCTCCACTTTTCCCAACGTATAATGCAGATGGCCAATACTATGCAAATTTTGGTGGTGACTTAATTACAGGTGATAGAAATGGTGTTGCACAAGTTATTGATGGTGGCCGTGAAAACAAAACGGTAGAGCAGTTTAAAATATCTGCTTTAGCGAAATATAAATTAACCGATCACTTAGATATTACAGGCTCTTATGCAATTAGTAGACAAAATAGTGAATATCAATCCTATGCTGTTTCTGTGCCACTTTATAGCTGGGGCGGAAAATTCTCTAACAATATAAATAATACTACCTCTATTCAAGAAGGTACGGGTCCTGACAATAATGATGGTAATATCACCTATAAAAACTACAAAGCAACTTTAAATTATTCAAATCAGTTTGGTGATCACAACCTATCGGGACTTGTGGCTATAGAAGCAGAAAAAAACGATGTTAACGAATATTATATCAAAAGAAACGGGTTTGTCGATTATGGGGTTTACGATATTAACTTAGGAGCTACAGATCAATTGGTAACCACTTCTGGTGGCGGTACTTCATGGGGGTTCTTTGGTTATATAGGCCGTATTAACTATGATTACAAAAGCAAGTACCTATTGGAATTGCAAGGTAGACGAGATGGTTCATCAAGATTTGCCGATGGTGCAAAATGGTCCAATTATGGTAGTGTTTCCGGTGGTTGGGTAATTAGCTCAGAAGAGTTCTTACAAGATAGTAACTTAATTTCATTCTTAAAGTTAAGAGGTGGTTATGGTGAGCTTGGTAGTACTTCGGGTATAGGCAATTTTAGTTATTTGTCTACCGTAGGTTTTGGTAATACCGTATTTGGAGAGACAAATGCAGGCCAACAAGCAACCTCTGTAGCTAGTAGCTTATTTAGTAGTAGCACCACTTGGGAAAGAATTGTAACCAAAGAAATAGGTGTTGACTTTAGACTGTTCAACAGCAAGGTTTTCGGTTCTTTTGATCTTTATCAAAAAGAAAATGTAGGTATGTTAGTTAGAGGTATTGAAACAGCTGTTTTAGGTACCGCAACCCCATTTACAAATATTGGAACATTGGAAACCGATGGTTGGGAAGCTATGCTAGGATACCAAGGAAATATAAGTGATTTAGAATTCACCGTAAGCGCAAACATGAGTGATACCAGAAATGAAATTACCCAATATGATGGTGCTCAAACTATTTTCGAAAACTTGAACTCTGCCGAAGATGGACAGAATATATTAAACAGACCTATAAACTCTTTCTTTTTATGGGAAACCGATGGCTATTTTGATTCTCAAGCTGAAGTTGATGCTTATTACGCTAGTTTAAACGAAGGTGGAATATTACCGCTACAGACATCAAACGATGCTTTAAGACCTGGTGATATGCGCGTTGTTGATTCTAACGGAGATGGCACATTGGACAATGAAGATTTAACTTATCATGGTGATGCTGCACCTCACTATGTTTACGGGTTTAATTTTGACCTAAAGTATAAGAATTTTGACCTGAGCGCATTTTTTCAAGGTGCTCTAGATCATAACATCTATAGAACAGGATATTTTGCACAGCCTTTTCAAGCTGAATGGCAAAATCAGTCTAACACATGGTTAGGTAGAACATGGACAGAAGATAATAGAAATGCAGAATTCCCTAGATTGACTACACAACGTGGTTTATCTGCATGGAACTACAGAAGTAAAGATCACATTCTACAGAATAATAGATATATGAGATTGAAGTCTCTTATTATAGGATACAACTTTAGAGATTTAAATATTGGAAACACACCTATAAACAACATCAGAATCTATTTCTCGGGAAATGATTTATTTGAATTAACAAGTGTTAAGGATGGTTACGATCCTGAATTTCAAGCGAGTTCTAACAACAGTGCATACCCATTTATGCGTACTTGGGCATTAGGTTTAAAAGTATCGCTCTAATACAATTAAATAAGTAGTTAATACATCATAAAATCATATACAGATGAAAAAAATAATATATATAATAGTACCATGCCTAATGGTCTTCTTTACATCTTGTGAAGACGACTTTATAGACCTAGACCCACCTGCATCAATAACAGATCAGGTATACTATACCGAAGCAGAACATTTTCTAACTGGATCTAATCAATTTTACCTAGACCTAATGACTTGGAGGTTTGACCAAGGTGTTTATGCCGATCATGGTTCTGATTTGGTTGGGTATACCGAGGATAGTGACATGCAAATTTATAGTAGAGGTGATACTAGAGCACCAGAATCAGACGGATATTACTCAGCTCCCTATTCTGCAATTAGAGATATGAATCTTTTACTGCAAAGAGCTGAAGCCTACGAAGGTGAAGAAAGCATTGTGCCTTACGTTGCCGCTACAAAATTTCATAGAGCATACCAATATTTTAATTTGGTGCAGCGTTTTGGCGGTGTTCCTTTAGTTACAAGACCATTAGATGTTGGTGATGAAGAGCTAAGCGCGCCTCGTAGTAGTAGATATCAAGTTGTTGCTCAAATTTTGGCAGACTTAGATGACGCCATTGCAGGTTTACCAACTGAACAACAAATTGCTTCAGAAGATAAAGGTAAAATCAGCAAATGGGCTGCTATGGCTTTTAAAGCAGATGTTTTATTACATGAGGCTACTTGGATGAAAAACGTAGGTACAACTACTGATGGTGATGGTACAGGTGTTGGTGCCGGTAGTGAAGGTTTTAATGCTTCTAACATAACAACTTATTTACAGGAAGTGGTGACATTAACTAAGACTGTAATGGACCAAGGTGGTTTTGAACTATGGGATTATAATGATGAGTTAAATAACTTAAGTTCTAATTTCTTATTCAACCTAGAAGATGGTGGTTCTAACCCTGCAGGATTAGATAAAGCTACCAACAAAGAATTTATTTTCTATAACAAGTATGATTTTACTTTTAGACAAGCTGGCGATTTACTTAGCCACGTTTATGAAGGTAGAGTTAAGCCTAGTAGAAAAATGATGGATCTATTCTTGAATACCGATGGTTTACCTATTGATCAGTCTCCTTTATTTCAAGGTTATGGAAATACACCCGATGAATTTCAAGATAGAGATTATAGAATGACAGCATATTTCACGTACCACAAGAATCTTGGTGAGATACCACAGAATGGAGATGTAACCTTAAACGGTACAAACAATTTTGGTTACTTCAACTCTAAATTCATGAGTTGGAAATGGGGTACTGACGAAGCTTACAGAGCTACAAAGACAGAAGCTTATGACATGCCTTTTATTCGTTTGGCAGAAGTCTATTTAATGTACGCCGAAGCGTTATTTGAATTAAATGGTAGCCTCACAGATGCTGAAATGGATGAATCAATAAACTTAGTTAAGGCTAGAGCAGGTTTACCTGCAATCTCCAATTCTTTCTTGGCTTCCAATAATATGGATATTGAAACGGAAATTAGAAGAGAACGTACTATTGAGCTTTATGCAGAAGGTGCAACAAGATTCAATGATTTGAAAAGATGGGGTATTGCAGAAGATGAATTGGGAGAAACTATTTATGGTGCCGTTATAGAAGGTACTGTTTATGAAGATAACCCAGAATTATATACACCTGGTGGATATGGTTTTGGAGAAGGAGTTACAGATACAGGAGTTGGTGAAAGAAGAGCTTTAATTGTTCAGCCAGCTGCTACCCGTAATTTCTCTAGAGATAATTATTTATTCCCAATTCCTACATCTCAAATAAGTTTAAATTCTAATATAAACCAGAATCCTGGTTACTAAATAATTTGTGTTGAGTTAGTTTGAAGGCAGTTATACATTATGTATAGCTGCCTTTTATTTTTGTATAATTGCGAGAATAGACATTTCTATCAGAGTTATCATTCGTTAATTCCAAGCAACTCTTATTGTCAGTAAGAAATACACTTCTCTCGGTAATGATTACATCAAAATAATATTAAATAGCAATTTCAATTAGTATTCCTGTTGCTACTTGGCTTTGTTCAGTGAATGAATAGAGAATTAATTCTAACTTAAATCTGCATTCTTAAAAATACCCAACTAGTTTATCTAATTGAAGACCAGTTACTCCATAATCGAGATTAAAAATGCTTCGAGGTTTGTCTTGAAATCAAAGTGTTTTTTCCTTTCAATGTTTCGTGGTTTTGCTCCAAGGTTATTTACTTTCTATCCTCAACTGTTTCACCTTTATTTCCTTCCATATATTCTGTAGGCGTAACATTGAACAATTCTCTAAAGGTTTTACTGAAATACGCTGTTGAATTAAAACCGCACATATGCGTTACTTCTTTGATAGAATAGTTCTTTTGTTCCAATAACTCAGCTGCATATCTAAGTCTAATTGTTCGTATAAAATGACTAGGGTTATTCCCCGTCAATGTATTTATTTTACGGTAGAATTGAGATCGACCAATACCTAATTCTTTTAAAATATCATCTTGCTTAAAATCTTCATCACTTACATTATCTAACACTACCTTAGTAGCCTTATCCAGGAATACTTCATCCATATTATTTGTAGTGACTTCACTCGATGGAAAAATTCCTCCAATTTCAGAAAAACGTTTTCTAAGTCTTTTTTTCGCTTCAATAAGATTTCTAATTCTAGATTTTAAAACACTTGTTACAAAGGGCTTGGATAAATAGGCATCGGCACCATTATCATACCCACTTACCCTATCAATCTCTAGACTTCTTGCCGTAAGTAGAATTACCGGTATATGGCATGTCTCAAACTCGGTTTTCAATAATCTACACATTTCAAATCCATCCATCTTAGGCATCATTACATCACTTATCACCAAATCAGGATAGCGTTTTTTAACCATTTCCAATCCTTCTTCGCCATTCTTTGCCTGCAACACTTTATACTTATCCTGCAAATCGTTCTTTAAATGTTGACGCAATTCTTTATTATCCTCTACAAGCAAAATTGTAGGTTTTTCTATTTCACTTTCTGAATTTAGATTAGGTAATATTAAATTTTCATCATCTGCAATGTACATCTCATATTCTACAGACTTCATTGAATTTATCAAGAATTCATTTTTTACATTCTCAACTTCTACTGGTGCCAACTTGCTATCTAAAGGTAACCTGACAACAAACTTACTCCCTACCCCATATTCACTTTCAACATAAATTTCACCTCCATGTTTTTCAACCAATGCTTGTGTAAAGTTGAGCCCAATACCTGTACCAGATTTGGTAATATCAATATGATAAAAACGAGAGAATATATTTTTAATCTGTTCCTTATCTAAACCTATACCAGAGTCAGTAACCGTAATTTCAACGAAGTCTCCTGTCATTTCCTTTTTAAGGAATAACAATTTCGACGAGCTTTTTTTCTGAGATATCTTTTTTATTGAAAAAGTTATCTCTCCACCTGAATTGGTGAATTTTAAAGCATTTGAAATTAAATTGGTAATGATCTTTTCTACCTTATCTAAATCAAATAAGAAAACAATATCCTCAGATTCCGATATAAATCGATACTCAATCTCTTTCTTATTGGCAAGACCAACAAATAGGGAGAAAATATCTTCGCTAAATTTTACAATGTTTCCTTTTTCTAATTGAAGTGGTGCCATACCTACATCCATCTTTCTATAATCTAACAATTGATTTACTAAGTGTAATAACCTACGTGCACTACGTTGTATAGAAATAGCTGATGATTTTACTTCTTCTGGGTTGTAGTTATAGTTAGTTAATATCTTATCTACCGGATTCATAATCAAAGTAAGCGGTGTTCTAAATTCATGAGATACATTTACAAAGAACTGTAACTTCATCTGATCCAATTCATGCTCTTGGGCTTCTTGAACTTTTTGGGTATAGTAACGTAATACTAAGTACGAAACCAATACACCTAATAAGATATAAAGTACATAAGCCCACCAGGTTCTCCATGGTGGTGAAAGAACTTCAAAATTAACGATTGTTGCCTTAGCTTGCTCCCAATTGCCATCTAAAGATGCCTTCACCTCAAAGCCATATTTACCCGGACTTAGATTAGCATAGCTAACCTCTCTTTTAGTACCAATGGTTTCAAAATCGTTATCAAGACCTTGCAATTTATAAGCATATTTTACCCTTTCCGGGTTTTCAAAATTAAGTGCCAAAAAATCGAATGCGACATAATTTTCATCATAGTTCAATTTTAAATTATCTAAGTCCTCTAACTTATCCTCTAATAAAATCCTCTCATTAATCGTATCACCAACAACTACGGGTATATTATTCAATGTAAATTGAGTAATCTTAGGTTTTAGCGGTGATGAAGGTTTTAACGTAATATCATCTGGGTGAAATATATTAAATCCGTTTATGCCTCCTATTATAATTCTACCATCACTGGTTTTCTCAATAGATTTACTTTGGTATTCGGGCCCTTGCAACCCGTCATGAATATTAAAGTTCTTTAATTGATCTGTTTCTGTATTTAAAAATGAAAGTCCGCTTTTTGTTGTAATCCAAAAGTTGTGATTATCATCTTCTTGTACACCAACCACCAAATTATTGGGTAAACCTTCTTTTGAGGTGTATGACTTAAGGACATTAAATTCTGAATCTAATTTATAAATACCAGTATCTGCGCCCAACCAAATATTACCTAAATGATCTTCAGATATATGATTGATTAGGTTGTCTTCAATACCTGATCTTTTAATTTCGCTAAATGTCAATGTTTCAGGTATTCTTTCATTAAACTGGTTTAATTCAATATAATTTAACCCTAAAGAAGTGCCAACAAATAACCTATTTCTAGAATCAACGAATAAATAGAATATAAAGTTACTGGCCAGACCGTTTTCCTTGCCAGCTATATTTTTAAAATTATAGAACTTATCGGTTACAGGGTCAAAAAGACTTAAACCTTCTGTTCTCAACCCAAGCCATATTCTATTATCATTATCCTCTACCCCTGACCAAACGGAATTTTGGCCTATGGTATTAGGGTTAGATTCATTGTGCAAATAACGTTTAACATTATAACTTTCTGGATCAAATCTATTTAATCCCCCATCTAAAGTACATACCCAAATTTTCCTATTCTTAGACTCAAAGGTGTATAGTATTCTATCTGAACTTATGCTATTGATATTCTTAGGATTATGCCGAAAATGTTGAAATGTATTTTCTTCTTGATCTAATAGATTTAACCCGCCATTGTAGGCACTAATCCAAATTCTGTCTTTTGAGTCTGCCAGAACAGATTGTGCAATTTTCTCGTTAAGACCATCTGGGTTGCCAGGTTGATAGTAATAATGACCAAAAGCATATTGCGACGGGTCTAACTTACTTACACCTTTATCGTAACTACCTATCCAATAAATACCATTACAATCTTCATAAATTTTAGATGGTTTGTTGTTAGGCAATGAAAATGAATCGGAAAAATTATTGACTAAATTCTGAATTATTCTTTCTTCGGTCTTATTTAAAATGAACACTCCATAACCATCTGTTGATGCCCAAATATTACCATCTTCATCTAAATGCATATCTCGAATGGCAATATCGGTTTCATCTGTAAATGATATATGAGAAAAGCTATTTTTAGACCTATTCCAATGAATAATGTTTGAGAGGTTGTTTCCTATCCAAAAATCATTATCAGCATCAACAAATATATTCTTAGGTATATGGTTTAATTCGTAGTTAGAAGTGTTCTCTATTAATACACGATCAAAATTATCTTGCTCAGCGTTATATCTATTTAAATATTCACCATTGGTTCCTAACCAAATTTCATTGTTTTGATCTTTAAGAATTACATTAACTATATTATTATCCAACGAATTTAAATTAGAATCATCATTTAGATAATAATAAAATTTTAATTCAGATACATCTGCATTAAACTCTTCAAGTAAAATTTTTATGACACCATTATTGGTAGCTACCCACAAGGCATTCTTTTCTTCATCAAAAAGTAAAGCATTTATAAATTTACGTGGATTATTAGATAAGGAAAGTTGCTTGTACAGATCTACTCTAAGAAAACTATTGGTTTTCTTATTAAAGTAATTTAAGCCATTGTTAGTTCCTATCCATAAATTACCGTCTTCTCCTTCTACAATTGCATTAATTCTATTATTACTAATTGAATTTTGGTCATTTAATATTGACCTGTACACTTCAAACTCGTACCCATTATACTTATTAAGGCCGTCAATAGTACCAAACCACATAAAACCTTCTGAGTCTTGAAAAATAGTTAAGCAAGTACTGCTCGATAATCCATCAACGGTATCTAAGTTTTCAAACTTAAAATTGTTGAATTGAGCATAAGACAAGAAGCTTATTGAGTAAAACAGGACGAGAAAGAATATCCTTAAATTCATTATTGACCGATTATTATTTTGAACTAAAAAAAGCTAAAAAAGACGCTTTTCACTCCAAAAAGATTTAATAATCAAAATAGCAAAATTTAAGCGAATTATTGATAGATATTCAATAAAAATAAGGGATTACAAGCATTTAACAAATTAAAGCCAAAACACTATTTTAAAAATCTATTTAAAGGATTTTAAAAACTCGATACTAATGGAATTCTTAAAAGTTTTTAGTCACTTATTTAATACTCTGCCTCATTAAACCTTCTTGCGCAACCGAAGCAACCAAAACTCCTTTTCTGTCATAAACACTACCTCTTGCAAAACCACGAGAGTTAGATGCACTTGGGCTATCCATACTATATAACAACCATTTTGTAATATCAAAGTCTCTATGAAACCAGATGGCATGATCTAAACTGGCGTAAAACGTTTCTCCTTTATTCAACTCTTCTCGGTGTGGCAAAGTTGCCGTCGTCAGCAAATTATAATCAGAGGCATAGGCTAATAACTGTTGCTGCATGGGCAAACTAATTTCAGTAGCATCAGAAGTTTTAAGCCAAGTATTAAAGAAAGGAGAACCATTCTCTACCAACTGTGTGGTAAATTTTTCTACTGGCTTAAATTCGAACACCTTAGGCTGTATCGCTTTAAGTCTTTTATATGCGGTAGGATGTAAATCTTTTATCTCTTCAACCTGTTCTAAACTTGTGGTTAATTTCTCTGGTGGAATTAAATTGGGCATTGGAAACTGATGGTTTACTCCGTCAGTTTTTACCTGAAAAGATGCCGCCATATTAAAAATAGCTACTCCATTTTGTTTCGCCACTACTCTTCTGGTAGTAAAACTCCCCCCATTTCTAATGGTATCTACCTCATAACGGATAGGATATCTCAAATCTCCACCCAAAATAAAATAACCATGTAACGAATGGGCTATACGATCTTCTGGAACAGTTTGATAAGCAGCATGTAAAGATTGTGCTAATACTTGCCCTCCAAAAACCCTTCCCCAAGGTGCTTGGTAGTTTTGCCCTTCAAATATGGTTTCTTCTATTTTTTTTAGAGTTATCAACTCTACTAATTCCTTAATTGTCTGCATGTATAGTAACTGATTGTAAGTGGAACAATTTAAGTATAAAAAAAACAAAAGTTCGTGGTTAAACCTATTCCCTTTTGAAAATAATCTAGAAGAACCGGACTTTACATTTCTAAACTCATAGCAAATTTTACCGAATTTTAATTTTGGAAACGAGATAATCTATGCATTAAAAAACACCTTACTAAAAAAAATAACGCATAAGCTAAGAACAAAATTCTTATGAATAAACAAGATTTCATTAAACTATTATATTAAATCAATGATATAATGTTAAAATATTGATTAATTATCAATGTTTATATACC includes:
- a CDS encoding RagB/SusD family nutrient uptake outer membrane protein; this encodes MKKIIYIIVPCLMVFFTSCEDDFIDLDPPASITDQVYYTEAEHFLTGSNQFYLDLMTWRFDQGVYADHGSDLVGYTEDSDMQIYSRGDTRAPESDGYYSAPYSAIRDMNLLLQRAEAYEGEESIVPYVAATKFHRAYQYFNLVQRFGGVPLVTRPLDVGDEELSAPRSSRYQVVAQILADLDDAIAGLPTEQQIASEDKGKISKWAAMAFKADVLLHEATWMKNVGTTTDGDGTGVGAGSEGFNASNITTYLQEVVTLTKTVMDQGGFELWDYNDELNNLSSNFLFNLEDGGSNPAGLDKATNKEFIFYNKYDFTFRQAGDLLSHVYEGRVKPSRKMMDLFLNTDGLPIDQSPLFQGYGNTPDEFQDRDYRMTAYFTYHKNLGEIPQNGDVTLNGTNNFGYFNSKFMSWKWGTDEAYRATKTEAYDMPFIRLAEVYLMYAEALFELNGSLTDAEMDESINLVKARAGLPAISNSFLASNNMDIETEIRRERTIELYAEGATRFNDLKRWGIAEDELGETIYGAVIEGTVYEDNPELYTPGGYGFGEGVTDTGVGERRALIVQPAATRNFSRDNYLFPIPTSQISLNSNINQNPGY
- a CDS encoding SusC/RagA family TonB-linked outer membrane protein, producing MIKLIKLSKWKLQTMIPLLVGFVVLCTNNAFAITASNTLSSDVHLLNSEQQLTITGTIVSSDDGMGLPGVAVVVKGTTTGTVTDFDGNYSITVPSSDAILVVSYLGFLKQEIAVGSKNVINVSLEPDTTALDEVVVVGYGTAKKETLTGSVEQVKAEAFEDLAVGSPALALQGRTPGLVVTRTSSRPGDEGVNFLIRGASSINGIEPLIVIDGIPSINSSSFNDMNPNDIESISVLKGGSASVYGSRAAGGVILVTTKKGKGKISVDISTVSRVGTIGIRPPTPTMSQYGQLYAAAAREDIASGKPPRYFFWNDLETVDRIASGFEGYYDLPINGNIWLGNAPRFDEMFGNSYSSQHNISISGGTETSNFRISAGYDNNVGGLKVADDSSDRYNFSMNYGVDISDRLNVNTNITYFNNKFSGPSGGLGREAATWDAPLFPTYNADGQYYANFGGDLITGDRNGVAQVIDGGRENKTVEQFKISALAKYKLTDHLDITGSYAISRQNSEYQSYAVSVPLYSWGGKFSNNINNTTSIQEGTGPDNNDGNITYKNYKATLNYSNQFGDHNLSGLVAIEAEKNDVNEYYIKRNGFVDYGVYDINLGATDQLVTTSGGGTSWGFFGYIGRINYDYKSKYLLELQGRRDGSSRFADGAKWSNYGSVSGGWVISSEEFLQDSNLISFLKLRGGYGELGSTSGIGNFSYLSTVGFGNTVFGETNAGQQATSVASSLFSSSTTWERIVTKEIGVDFRLFNSKVFGSFDLYQKENVGMLVRGIETAVLGTATPFTNIGTLETDGWEAMLGYQGNISDLEFTVSANMSDTRNEITQYDGAQTIFENLNSAEDGQNILNRPINSFFLWETDGYFDSQAEVDAYYASLNEGGILPLQTSNDALRPGDMRVVDSNGDGTLDNEDLTYHGDAAPHYVYGFNFDLKYKNFDLSAFFQGALDHNIYRTGYFAQPFQAEWQNQSNTWLGRTWTEDNRNAEFPRLTTQRGLSAWNYRSKDHILQNNRYMRLKSLIIGYNFRDLNIGNTPINNIRIYFSGNDLFELTSVKDGYDPEFQASSNNSAYPFMRTWALGLKVSL
- a CDS encoding glycoside hydrolase family 88 protein, which produces MNRLFLLLFVLTLTNCSDQKETSVVTTEKILSQNVEKTKATLKVLTPDQGFARNIPKGQTNWELVGAKDWCSGFWPGVIWYAYEASGDEELRKQAEKFTAPLKSIAYTPAENHDIGFMLYTSYGNGYRLTENEEYKNVLLAAADTLATLYNPNVGSILSWPSQTQFRHNTIIDNMMNLELLFWAAKNGGTQDLYNVAESHALVTMKNLVRKDSAIYHVGSFDETTGEFLKGQTHQGFGDESMWARGQAWGIYGFSVAYRETHRKEFLDTAIKVSEHYLDRLPEDGIPYWDFDDVKIPDAPKDASAAAIAACGLLELSKFVPSKEQSENYIAAARTMINLLSESPYYSGETNQALLLHSTGHLPHDSEIDMPIIYADYYYMEALLRLKKMDDAKKKELAKS